The sequence below is a genomic window from bacterium.
CCACTGATGTTACCATCAGCGCGGTGCGCTCTTACCGCACCTTTTCACCCTTACCGAAAGAAAGGATGAGGGATGAGGGCTGAAGAATGAATGGCGGATGATGTATGAGTTTCATCCTTCATCCTTCCGCCTTCATCCTTTCTTTCGGCGGTGTCTTTTCTGTGGCACTTTCCGTTGCGTCACCGCACCCGGCCGTTAGCCGGCGCCCTGCCCTGCGGAGTTCGGACTTTCCTCAGCCCCAACACGCAGGAGCGTGTTGGCTAGTCGCCAAATGGGGCCGCGATCGCCCGGCGGACTCAACATCATGTTTCCCGACACGCCGGAGCGTGTCGGCTAGTAATCAAGGAAATTATTCCACTAGGCAACACGCTCCCGCGTGTTGCTCCCCACGTCTACCGATAACGATCAACTCGATCCGATGTCGCCTGACACAAGTAGTCACGGGCGCTCGACCAAGCATAGTCTTCAGGACTCACCACCAATCCGGCTCGCACTGGATTCTCATGCACGTACCGCAACTTCTGTTCGAGGAATGGAATATCCGGAACAACCTCCGACCAGTATCCCCGCTGCCAAATCGGTCCTTTGCCCAATTGTCGCCCCACGTAGCTCTTGAAACGATTCATCCACCACATCAGCGTCACGTCACCATTCATCTTCACAATCATATGAACATGATCTGGCATGACTGCAAAACCGTACAGATCAATGTCACCGCGCTGGCGA
It includes:
- a CDS encoding transposase, with the translated sequence MRRVPENRNVAGLAFFVTFRLISSEPLFAKGQAAQIAIEALQFYRQRGDIDLYGFAVMPDHVHMIVKMNGDVTLMWWMNRFKSYVGRQLGKGPIWQRGYWSEVVPDIPFLEQKLRYVHENPVRAGLVVSPEDYAWSSARDYLCQATSDRVDRYR